GAAATTCATTTTACGCCAGGTGCACCGTTCTCTTTAAGAACCAGCATTTCTTTAAGATTTTAAAACCCCGATTAGTATACGAAAGCTTCCCCAAAACGGGGAAGCTTTTTCCATTTTTTACTTTTCCGACTAATTGAACAATAGGGAATGGTTGTTTTAATAACAGCCTAACAAGGAGTGTTTCCTATTTATAAATTATAACGAAAAAGTAAAATTAGAATGAGAAAGCAAAGTAGAATTTTAGCTTTAGGAGTGTTGGCTTTATCAATGTTCGCATTTTCTTGCGATGATAATGATTCTACACCAAAAGGTGACATCAATGACCCAGACCAAGCTCAAGGGAGCTTAAGTTTCGGTATTACAGATGCCCCTATTGACCAAGCAGATGTTTCGGCGGCTTTCATAACCGTGACAGAAATCAAAGTAGACGGACAGACTTTTAGTGGATTTCAAGGGCCACAAACCTTCAATCTTCTTGAACTTCAAAATGGTAATTCACTTGACTTAGGTCAGGGCAATGTGGCAGCGGGTTCATATTCAAGCCTTGAGTTAGTTATTGATGCAGAAAGTGACGCTACTGGTTCAGGACCGGGATGTTACATTCTTAAAACAGATGGTACTAAAGAGAAACTAGAATTAGCTTCTGGAACGGCTACATCCATCACCATGGCTCCTAGCGATTTTAAAGTTGAAGAAAACGCCAATACAGAAATTATCATGGATTTTGACTTGAGAAAGTCTGTCAAATCTTCGGGTGATGACTATTCTTTTGTGACAAATAATGAGTTAAACGCGGCAGTTAGGGCGGAGAATAAGGCTATGACTGGTGCCATTAAAGGTCAAATTGATAATGCAGCAGCAGCCAGCGGAAAAGTAGTGGTTTATGTTTACGAAAAAGGAACATTTGACGCGAGTACTGAAACTTCAGGTCAAGGAAGTAGTGATGTAATGTATGCCAATGCGGTAAGTAGTGCTAAAGTAAATGCAGATGGTACGTTTAATCTTTCTTTCCTATCAGAAGGAAACTATGAGATTCAGTGTGATATGCCAGAGGAAAATGATTCAGGATTAGGTTTAAGTACACTTTTAGAGCTAGAGAGCAATGCAGACTTAAGTAATGTAGGTGTTAATGCAGGTGCAGAAACTAACCTAAACTTATCGTTAAAGCTTGAAGGCCTACTCGGAGCTAAGTAAATTTGTTAGGAAGTATATAAGCCTTAGGGCAAAAAGCGGCTGTCATTTCTGACAGTCGTTTTTTTTGTTTATAGGTAAAAACGTGTTGGTTAGATGGTATTAAAATAAAGTAGTGTTTTACTAAATAGCTTTTGAAAGAAGGTACTGTCAGTTAGAAAATCGTATAAATAGGCTAATGATAGTAGGAAAATCTACGAAAGCCTGCTTTAGGTCTATGGAATAAAGAGATGCTTATGCAACAATGTTGCATAAATGGTTTTTGAGATTCTATATTTGCAACATTGTTGCATTTATAAAATAATCAAATGAAAAAAACACTTTACCATTTCTTATTGCTCTTTTCCACCACAGTATTTATTCTTTCCTGCGATGACCATAACCATGATGTGGATCCAGAAGAAGAAGAAAAGGAGTACAAATACTTGAGGATTTTGGTGTCTGACGAAACGGACAATACTTTATCCTTGATAAAGCCTTATGACGGAACAGTTAGCGACCATACTGCCAAATTTGCTAATTCGGCTTTATATGTTACTGAGTCGGGGCGTTTTGCTGGGATTGTACATAGGGATAATAACCTAACAGAAACTTTTGATACTGGTTTTGAGAATCATGGCGACCATGTGGATGTAAAAGGCACTCCAAAATTTGGAGCAATGGTGGGAGAGTCTGAGTCGCCCACGCATTTCAAAAGTAAAAGAGGAGAGCTTATGACATTTAATGATGGCGACGCCACACTTTCTGTGGGTAATGAATCTGACATACATACTGTTGGCATAAAAATGAAAACAATAAATGTCGGGTTAATTAAACATCACGGTGCTATGGCAACTTTTTCTAATGGAAATTATGCCATTACAGAAAAAGATAATTCAATATCAGGTTCATTGCCAGAGCGAGTTAAAGTTATTGACAGTAATGGTCAAACAGTACATGCATCCACACTAGCTACAGCTGGTATACATGGAAATGCTACTGATGGTACTTATGCGATATTTGGTTCGTCCTCAGGTATTTTGGTGGTTCAAAGTAATGGCGATCAAAAACTTATAGATCATCCTGAGGACTTTGGAACAGCCTGGTTTGGTACAATTTTGGAAACAGCCACGCCGGGTGAATTTGTAGGTTATACATCAGCTAAAGGAGCGTATTTGATTGATGTGGTGGCTAATACAGTAAAACCAATTTTAGAAAATACAGAGATTATGCAGTGTAAGGTAAGTTATAATGCATCTAAAATTGGAATACTTTTATATTCAGGAGAATTTAAACTATTTGATCTAAGTACGTTAAGCTTAGTAAAAGAAGGAGGAATTATAGCAGCCACGGAAACGGCATCTACTCAAAAACCTCAAATGGTACTTGCTGAGAAATTTGTTTACGTAACTCAGCCAGAATCTGGTGAAGTTATTCAGATTTTGCTTTCAAATTTGTCAAATAAAGCTTCCTTTAAAGTAGGAGATTCCCCTTATGGAATTGCTATTATTGGCCATGAAAGTAGTGCAGACCATTAATTTTTAATAGAAAAAAGCAGCTACCGATATTTCAGTAGCTGCTTTTATTAAATCAAGAAAGAAGTTTCTACTTCACTTCTTTTTTAAAACCTTCTTCAATATCAATGGATAAAATGAATTCTGCAACTGCCATTTTGGCGTCTTCAGATAAGTAATCTTGAGGAGGCATTTCTGGATAATCGTCTCTGAGGTTTAAAGGCTTGTTAATATAATCTACTATGCCTTGTGGGTTTCCTTTATGTATGGCTTGAATGTATTCGGTAGGTACACCAATTAATCTAGTTCCCACTGCATGGCAGCCAGCACAAACACCGTAATACGTTAACTCACCTAACTCTTCTTTTGAAACAGAACGAGGAGCCACAGGAGTTGGCGTTCTCATGGTAGGTATATTCTTTGTATCACTTATTTGGGCTATACCGTAGCTCTCTATACCAAAAGTGCGATACTTGTTTTTGTCTCTTATAGTACTACCAACCCCACCACCAAAAGCAAAAATGTCTGGCCCTTTTGTGTCCATTTTTGTAAGCATAACAGCTTTTATTTCTCCAATAGGGTCGTTTCCGTTGTCATACATGATGTTATCTAAAATCACCAAACGGTCTGGGTTTCCTTCAGAGTTTGGGTCATTGGCCTTTGGGTCGCCATTGGCTAAATCCACAACCGTAATTCCTGTGTTATTGTTGCCTGTAATAATGTTGTTCTCTATTATTACATCATCCGCCGCCATAACTAAGATTCCCGTTCCTTTCGGAATTCCGGCTACTGTAGAGCCAGGAGCTCCAAAGTTTTCATGATTGTTATTAATCACAAAATTGTTTCTAAGAATGACATCAAAAGTTGTTTTGATAGGTAAGCCGGGTGTTACAAAAGTTAATAAACCACCTGTGTTATCATGAGCATAGTTGTTTTCCACCAAACAGTGCCTTGAATTTTCAATCTCAATACCAGCCACATTGTTAAAAACCTCATTGTGCAGAACGTCTACATTATCGCACATGCCTACGTAAATGGCAGCATCAGCTATCTCGCTTACTATGTTGTGCTCAATTAGACCATTCTTACCATACTGTGGAAAAATGCCGTACACACCAGTGTCAATAATCCAGTTATTTCTAATAACAAAGTTGTTCCCGGCCTGCCCCATGATTCCATTTCCCTTATAATTGATGATTTTGAAGTTCTCTATCAATATGCCGTTTCCAGAATAAAGAAACGCGTCGTTTATTTTTTTCTTACCATCTAAAGTTGGCCATTTACCTTTAATTACTACACCTTGCATGCTGATATCATCTTTGTCAATAAAGACATTCTCAGAATAAGTGCCTGGGAAAACTCGGATTAAGTCTCCAGGGATGGCTCTCTCCACAGCTTTTTGAATAGAGCTTCCATCTTTTACTTCTATAATGTTTCCAGTAAATTCCTTGCTTTGAGTCACATTTGTGTCTTCACCTGAAGTGCCCACATTTCTATATTGCATTCCGGTAGGCACTGGTACAGATTCTCCGCCAGAAGAAAAGAAAGATTTGCCTAAGAATACACCAAGTATCAAAAGGGCTAATCCGCCAATAATTTTAAATAAGGTTGATTTCATTTTGTTTTAGTTTTTGTTAAACAGAAGGTTTTAAGCCAGAAGGTACCTTTTCTGGTATTTTTGGAGTGAAAGATTCATCGGTTAATGTTTTTAGAAAATCTACAAGTCGGTCTAGCTCATAATCGCTCAAATCAGGCTCCCAAATATGCCAATGAATAAGAAGGTTTTCGCCTTTGGGAACTGCATGGCCGCGGCCTTTTGTATAAAATTCAACAGTCTCTCTCAAGGTACCAAAGTTTCCTGAATGCATATAAGGAGCTGTTTTTTCAATATTTCTTAAACTAGGCACTTTGAAAGCACCCCTTAAAGTGCTATCATTTTTTGGTATTTGAGCCCCTGGGTCTAATGGCAGGCCTTCGGGTTCTGGACTTCCTATTATGGCAAACTCCTGATTTGTAAAAAGTGGAGGAGTATGGCATTCTGCACATCTAGCCACAAAAGACCTGAAAATATTCATGCCTTCTTTTTCTTTGCTACTTAAAGCATTATGATAGCCATGTGCATATTTGTCATATTTGCTATTTAAAGAGATTAATGAGCTTTGAAAAGCTGTTATTGCAGTATAAATCTCATCAAGCTCTATTTCTGGATTATCCTTTTGTGGGAATGTTTCGGCAAATAGTATCTTGTAGGTTTCTATCTCATTTATAGTTTTCAAAAGGTTTTCTGGAGTATTGTTCATTTCCTCCTTTGCAAACAATGGACCCTCAATCTGCTGCTCTAAGGAATCTGAGCGACCATCCCAAAAGAGCTTTCTTAAATATCCCACATTCCAAAGCGTGGGTGTAGCTCTTGTCAGTTTCAAGTCTCCATTTCCTATCCCCGTCGCCATTCCATCACTAAAACCCTTGTCGGGCTGATGACAAGTAGCACATGACATGGTGCCATTGCCAGATAGTACAGGGTCAAAAAATAATAGACGCCCTAAATCTATTTCTTGCGGCGAAAAACCTTCTCTTAATTCCGGAAGCCCAGTTTGAAGTCCGCCTAGACCTTTATTGTTTGGCGAATCATATTGAAGATATAAATTCTGAGAAATACATTCGTTTTCCCCATTGAGCTTAAAGCCCGGTGGGCAACTTTTGTTTAAGGAAAAGCCAGCGTCAGGGTTCTCGGAAAGGATATCACCTAGGGCCGTTGGGTTATCTGGCCATAAAAAAAACATTGCAAAGGCAAATAATAGCCCCACAATACTTGATTTCAATAGGATGTCTCGCTTGTTCATCTAATAAATAGTAGTTCCTTTTCGAAATACTAATTAAAAGATAATATCTAGCTGAGGCTTAATTTTATAGAGTTTTGTTACAAAAAGTAGCTATGCTGTGACTAATGGGACAGCTTTAGAGCTAAGGCTTCTTCAAAACTTTCCTTATATCCAGATGAAACAGGAACGGCATCTTCTGGAATGTGTTTTATTATAAGGTCATATCCTTTCCGTGTTTTTTTGAAAGAAGAAATCATGTGCTTGTTTACTAAATATGACCTGTGGATCCTTAGAATACCTGTATTTTGAATAATTGATTCTAATTCTTTCAGGCTAATACGTACCAGTTCTTTAGTTACTTTTTCGCCTTTTAAATAATAAATATCCACGTAGTTTCCAGACGATTTGAGAAGGAGGATTTGGTCATACCTGATGGCCAAAAGCACTTTGTTTGTGTCTGATTTTATACTTAACAGTGCGGGGTTTTTACCAAGGTCATTGTTTACGGATAGCTCATTTGATAAAACTGGTTTTTGCCTTCCGGCCAAAAACCAAACAGACAATAAATATGGACCCATCAAAATCAAACATACGAATTTTAGTGTCACTAAGAATTCTCCTATTTTTTTGCCAATAGTTAAGTATTCTACCCCGTAAATAAGATAGAGTAGGAGGGTAATTAAGGTAAGCTCAAAACCAGCTAAAAATATCAATTGGTATAACCGCAAGTGTTTTAATCCTAGAAGATACCTTAATAGAAACTGAGATGTAAATGACACGAAAGTGCCTATTAGCACATATCCTAATATGCTTCCGCCCCATTCACTCATGTTAAAGGGGGAATAAACGCTTAAGAAAATGGCAGTAAAGATGCTTAGAAAACCAATATGGAAAAGCTTGTTTCTGGTTGAATCCAGATAAGGGGCTTTTTGGTAGAGTATGTTGATTATTGCCTTCATTTAGTATAACTAAACTAAAGGTAATATAAATGCCAATATTTTAAATGTCAATCACAGAGTGATTGACATTTTGGAAAAAGGGGTTTTGAATAATTAGATTAAAAATCCTTCTTTTTTGCTTTGCGTATAATAAACCAAGCAGGAATAACGACCCACAAGGTTAAAATAAGGGTAGAGGCAAACATCCCTAGGTTTGTCCCTAAAAACATTTTGAAGGTAGCTCCAGTGTATCCAAATAAGGCGGAAATGTCGAGCTTTAGCAAAATCAGGATTCGTGACAAGTCAATGGGGTTAAATACTGTGGCTATCAAAGCAAACTTGTCAATAGGGTAGTCGTCAAAAACCAGAAGAGTGATAAGGAAAAGGCCATCATAAATCACTGCTAAAAACAGCCAAAGCAAAATCGCATAGCCAAAGCCTTTAATTTTGTTTTCGTTAGAGAGGGCTATAAGGTATGCCAAGGCCACGAAAATGAAAGTCAGAAAAGCTCCAATAAGTAGGAGTGAACTGAAATTCCAGATAGCAGCGGATTCTAAGACGCCATAGGCTAAGAATGGAATACCCAGTCCTAAAACTAAACTCAGCGTAAGTGAGAGCGAAAGTCCGATGTATTGTCCTAAAAAGAGCGTGGAGCGTTTGATAGGTTGAGCTAGCAACAGTTCTGTAAATTCTTTAGAATCATAATAATGCATTACGCCAAACACGGTACCGACCAAAGGGGTAAGTACTACAATGATATTCATCAAGGTAATGATGGCTTTGGAGACATCATTATTTAGAAACAGCATTACAAAACCTAATGCTAAGTAAAACAGAAAGTATACATAGCTCCACCGGCTACGCATCAAATCTGAAAAGATGTATTTGAATATTTTAAACATTTTTTGGAGTCAATATTTTAGCAATGGCATGTTCTAGGTTGGCTTGTCCTGTCTTTTCTCTTAGTTCATCAATAGTGCCTTTAAAATAGATTTTACCATCTAAAATGAAGACAATTTTATCCGCAACCTCTTCCACAAAACTGATGATGTGAGAAGTGATAAGAATGGTTTTTCCTTTTTCCTTCTCTTTTTTGATAATGTCTTTGAGCTGAATCATCGAATAAGGGTCTAAGCCAGAAGTAGGCTCATCTAAGATTATCAGATTACTGTCAAACATAAAAGTTAGTAATATGTTCACCTTTTGGCGAGTACCTCCAGAAAGGTGGCCAAGTTTTTTATTTAAAAAAGGCTCCAGACCAAACTGTTGAATAAGCGACCGATACGAAGACGCTTTACCTCGTAAATCGCCAATCATCTTAATAAGTTCTTCTACAGAGAGATTACTTGGAAAGTTAGCTATTTGTGGAAGGTAGTTGATGTTTTTACGATGCTCATATTTGCCAATGACACTATCTCCATCTATTTCAATGGTTCCTTTATTAGGAATAACCATGCCTAGCATACTCTTTATTAATGTAGTTTTTCCTGAGCCATTTGGGCCTAAAATAGCAAAAATACCACCCATGCTTATTTCTAAGTTGAGGTCGTCCAGCACCTGAACTTTCCCAAATTTCTTATGTAAGCCTTCTATCTTTATCATATAATTTTCTTCATTAAGGGCTTATTGTCCATTAAATTATCCGGGGTAAAAACCGGCGATACTTTTTCAGAAAAGTCAAGTATTTCCATAAAAAGACTACGTAAAAGCAGTATCGTCTCTGGAGTACGATTAACTATATACGAGAATAGTTTCACTGGCCTAAAGGGCACATCGCCAAAACCATCTTTGTCTAAGTCGTACCCTGTATACGAACTCCAGTAATTTCCTTCAAAACTATTATCGTTCATTTTGCTGTTATAAGACACATCAAAGGAATTGTTAAGGAAATTGTTTCTTTGGAAAACATTGGAGTAGCATGCTCCAGATATTTTGATAGCCCAGCCGTTGCTAATAAAACTGTTGTTGTTATAATTGATTCTGGTGCAACCTTCAGCGTTTATACCCACTGTGTTTTTCTCAATAATGTTGTCTTCAATTTCTGCATCGTAAATCTCTTTCAATAATAAACCATAAGAAGCCGAACCCCAGTTTTCGTGAAACCTATTATGCGTCATTTTAATATACTTTGAAAACATAACTGCTACACCAGCACCATTTTTTGTGAATGTATTGTAATGGTATTCATCGTTGTTTGAAAACATAAAATGTAAGCCATACCGTAGGTTATCATAAGACTGGTTATGCGTGACTTTACTATGAGTCACAAATTCAAAGTAAATTCCATCTCTTAAATTATGAAGTTCGTTTTTGTCAATGGTCAGACTGTCGCAATTCCATGCGTGAATACCATTTCCAGAGGCCGCTTCTAAAACGGCACTGCTAGATATGTGATTGTTTCTGACAATTCCATGGTTAGATTTTTCAATGAGAACACCAAAGAAAACATCTTCAAGCCTAACGTTCTCAATCAAAAAGTCCTTAGATTTTGAAATATAAATAGCCGCAAAATCCTTTGTGAAGCTCTTCCCAATATTCGAGATCCTAAGGTTCTTAATTTTTACCTTATCAGATTTAATCAAAATGCCGTAACCTTTGGTTTCAACGTCAATTTGTGGATTTCCTATTCCTACAAGGGAGATGGCTTTGTCAATTAGGATATCATGCTCGAGATATTTACCAGCCTGAATTTCAAGAATATCTCCATCTTGAGCCATATCGATTCCTTTTTGAATAGACTTTACGGAGCATTCATGACAGATTTTGATGGTTTCTGCATGCAGGCCTATCTGAGCAAATAGAACTAAAAAAAATAGGATGGGGATTCTAGACATAGTTTATAAAATAAATCTTAGTCCAGTATTTAAAGTGAAGGTTTCATCCATAAAGACTCCTGCACTATGTTGAAAAACGGGCAGACCTATTTCAGCAGAGGCTAGGATGCCTTTGGTAAGGGTAAATGAATTAATACCAGCGAAAGCTCTGATGATTTGTCGTTCATAGTTGGAACCCTTTGCGGTAGGAACCATCATTGGCATAAGTTCGTCGTCTTTGCCATTGATTGCACCGCTAACTGTTGCATTAATTCTTAATGAAGTACTAAGCTTACTGGTCAATGAATGGGTAGTCCAAAGATTCATTTGATGTAAATCTCCAAGATTGTAGTCATACTGATTCTTGCCCATTCTGAAAGTACTTAAATGTTGTATGCCCCAAGAAGACTTCTCACGGCTTCCCCGTAAAGTACCGCCAATAGTAGCATCATAAGTACCAGAACCTAGCTGCATGGCATAAGGTAATTTGGCACTTTCGCTCATGGGTGTTTTATCTCTGTTTGAAATACTTCCCAAGGGTACACTAAGCCCTGTATTTAAATGAAAAGAGTAGTTTTCTTTTGAAATTAGACCAATTAATGTATTCAGATTTAGGTCGCCAAAACCAGTGGCTTTTGTCTCAAAATCATGGTACATAGGCATGCCTTCCATCACCATCTTATGAGTGAGTGTCATGTTATTAATCCTGAAGTTTTGCATGGCCATTAAGGTCACTTTGTCTGAAATAGCATACATGCCACTAATCATAAACATTTGCATGTTCATTTGCTGTGGACTTACCATGTAATTAGCAAAAACGGCTTCGTCTTCTATTAATTTACTAGAAGACCTGTTCCCATTCATGGGCATGGTCATATATTTAACAGAGAGCATTTTCCCACCTTTTCCATGAAGGTGGTCACCCATAATACCAGTAGGTCCATAGATATCTGGCCGGGACGAGTGATGATGATGAGATTCTGTATTGCTACCAAATTTGGAGCTTTTGAAACGCTTTTGAAGCGTGTCCCAATTCATTACTTCGCCGCCTTTTTGTTTTTGCATGGATTGAGCAGCTTTTTCTGTAGCGTATGCTGAAATATTGGCACCCATTGGGCTTGGTATGTCAGCACTTTTTAAATAGAAAGCAGAAGTTGCCTCGATTAGATTTCCTGTTTGATAGTCTGTGACTTGTAGGTTCTTTGCTTCAGTGTTAAGCTTTATATAATTGACCAGACACTCTGCGGCGTCAAAGGAGAGTTTGGTGTTTTTGATTTCAGCAAAAGCCATAAATCTGACATCGGAGATGTCCATTTTGCATAAAGAACAAGCCGACTGTTTTTGACCGAAGGCACCTAAGGAGAAAAGTAAGAGGTAAAGGATATTTGTTGCTTTCATGACAACTGGTTTAAAATTGTTTTTGAATTTCTTCCCAATTATGGAGTGAACCATCATGTTGGCTCTGGAGTTTTTCTGCTTCCACTTCAGAACTCAAAGCTGACAGAAATCCACCCATTGGGCTTGGAATATTGTTGCTAATTAAGAATGTTGCCTCTGAAGCGTTAAGGAAAGTATTAGGCTTATTGTAATCCATAACTAAATACATCGCAATCTCTTCTGGTTGATTGTTTTTGTTGTCACGAATCATGCACTCAATGGAATCATACTTATATACTTTCCCTTTTTTGCTGACTATTTCAGCGGCATGCTGTTGGTCCACTATGTTCATTTTGCATGAGTGACATGCATCTTTTCCGTAGCTTATTTCTTGTGGCTCTATGGCACAAGAAATAAGAAAGACTGCTAGTATAATGCTTAGTAGATTTCTCATGACCCTTTTTTGCCTTGGAAAAATGCGATAAGTGAAAGAAGCATTCCTGTAAATAGTAAGTAAGCTCCAGAACGAGGATATGAGTGTGCCACAAAATTCAGGATGGTTTTGGTACCTAAAAGAGGAGGCTGATAAGCTAAAGGAGTTCCGTCTGGATTTTGAAATTTAATAGCCGCATTTTCTCTAAGCGTATGTCCATAGTCGTACTCCCACAGATAGAAGTCATACATACCGGCAGTACCTAACAAACACATAACTATAAACCAGGCCAAATACCATTTGTAGTTTAATTTG
This sequence is a window from Arcticibacterium luteifluviistationis. Protein-coding genes within it:
- a CDS encoding ABC transporter ATP-binding protein — encoded protein: MIKIEGLHKKFGKVQVLDDLNLEISMGGIFAILGPNGSGKTTLIKSMLGMVIPNKGTIEIDGDSVIGKYEHRKNINYLPQIANFPSNLSVEELIKMIGDLRGKASSYRSLIQQFGLEPFLNKKLGHLSGGTRQKVNILLTFMFDSNLIILDEPTSGLDPYSMIQLKDIIKKEKEKGKTILITSHIISFVEEVADKIVFILDGKIYFKGTIDELREKTGQANLEHAIAKILTPKNV
- a CDS encoding DUF4382 domain-containing protein; translated protein: MRKQSRILALGVLALSMFAFSCDDNDSTPKGDINDPDQAQGSLSFGITDAPIDQADVSAAFITVTEIKVDGQTFSGFQGPQTFNLLELQNGNSLDLGQGNVAAGSYSSLELVIDAESDATGSGPGCYILKTDGTKEKLELASGTATSITMAPSDFKVEENANTEIIMDFDLRKSVKSSGDDYSFVTNNELNAAVRAENKAMTGAIKGQIDNAAAASGKVVVYVYEKGTFDASTETSGQGSSDVMYANAVSSAKVNADGTFNLSFLSEGNYEIQCDMPEENDSGLGLSTLLELESNADLSNVGVNAGAETNLNLSLKLEGLLGAK
- a CDS encoding nitrous oxide reductase accessory protein NosL — translated: MKATNILYLLLFSLGAFGQKQSACSLCKMDISDVRFMAFAEIKNTKLSFDAAECLVNYIKLNTEAKNLQVTDYQTGNLIEATSAFYLKSADIPSPMGANISAYATEKAAQSMQKQKGGEVMNWDTLQKRFKSSKFGSNTESHHHHSSRPDIYGPTGIMGDHLHGKGGKMLSVKYMTMPMNGNRSSSKLIEDEAVFANYMVSPQQMNMQMFMISGMYAISDKVTLMAMQNFRINNMTLTHKMVMEGMPMYHDFETKATGFGDLNLNTLIGLISKENYSFHLNTGLSVPLGSISNRDKTPMSESAKLPYAMQLGSGTYDATIGGTLRGSREKSSWGIQHLSTFRMGKNQYDYNLGDLHQMNLWTTHSLTSKLSTSLRINATVSGAINGKDDELMPMMVPTAKGSNYERQIIRAFAGINSFTLTKGILASAEIGLPVFQHSAGVFMDETFTLNTGLRFIL
- a CDS encoding LytR/AlgR family response regulator transcription factor: MKAIINILYQKAPYLDSTRNKLFHIGFLSIFTAIFLSVYSPFNMSEWGGSILGYVLIGTFVSFTSQFLLRYLLGLKHLRLYQLIFLAGFELTLITLLLYLIYGVEYLTIGKKIGEFLVTLKFVCLILMGPYLLSVWFLAGRQKPVLSNELSVNNDLGKNPALLSIKSDTNKVLLAIRYDQILLLKSSGNYVDIYYLKGEKVTKELVRISLKELESIIQNTGILRIHRSYLVNKHMISSFKKTRKGYDLIIKHIPEDAVPVSSGYKESFEEALALKLSH
- a CDS encoding parallel beta-helix domain-containing protein, which codes for MKSTLFKIIGGLALLILGVFLGKSFFSSGGESVPVPTGMQYRNVGTSGEDTNVTQSKEFTGNIIEVKDGSSIQKAVERAIPGDLIRVFPGTYSENVFIDKDDISMQGVVIKGKWPTLDGKKKINDAFLYSGNGILIENFKIINYKGNGIMGQAGNNFVIRNNWIIDTGVYGIFPQYGKNGLIEHNIVSEIADAAIYVGMCDNVDVLHNEVFNNVAGIEIENSRHCLVENNYAHDNTGGLLTFVTPGLPIKTTFDVILRNNFVINNNHENFGAPGSTVAGIPKGTGILVMAADDVIIENNIITGNNNTGITVVDLANGDPKANDPNSEGNPDRLVILDNIMYDNGNDPIGEIKAVMLTKMDTKGPDIFAFGGGVGSTIRDKNKYRTFGIESYGIAQISDTKNIPTMRTPTPVAPRSVSKEELGELTYYGVCAGCHAVGTRLIGVPTEYIQAIHKGNPQGIVDYINKPLNLRDDYPEMPPQDYLSEDAKMAVAEFILSIDIEEGFKKEVK
- a CDS encoding cytochrome-c peroxidase is translated as MNKRDILLKSSIVGLLFAFAMFFLWPDNPTALGDILSENPDAGFSLNKSCPPGFKLNGENECISQNLYLQYDSPNNKGLGGLQTGLPELREGFSPQEIDLGRLLFFDPVLSGNGTMSCATCHQPDKGFSDGMATGIGNGDLKLTRATPTLWNVGYLRKLFWDGRSDSLEQQIEGPLFAKEEMNNTPENLLKTINEIETYKILFAETFPQKDNPEIELDEIYTAITAFQSSLISLNSKYDKYAHGYHNALSSKEKEGMNIFRSFVARCAECHTPPLFTNQEFAIIGSPEPEGLPLDPGAQIPKNDSTLRGAFKVPSLRNIEKTAPYMHSGNFGTLRETVEFYTKGRGHAVPKGENLLIHWHIWEPDLSDYELDRLVDFLKTLTDESFTPKIPEKVPSGLKPSV
- a CDS encoding nitrous oxide reductase family maturation protein NosD — translated: MSRIPILFFLVLFAQIGLHAETIKICHECSVKSIQKGIDMAQDGDILEIQAGKYLEHDILIDKAISLVGIGNPQIDVETKGYGILIKSDKVKIKNLRISNIGKSFTKDFAAIYISKSKDFLIENVRLEDVFFGVLIEKSNHGIVRNNHISSSAVLEAASGNGIHAWNCDSLTIDKNELHNLRDGIYFEFVTHSKVTHNQSYDNLRYGLHFMFSNNDEYHYNTFTKNGAGVAVMFSKYIKMTHNRFHENWGSASYGLLLKEIYDAEIEDNIIEKNTVGINAEGCTRINYNNNSFISNGWAIKISGACYSNVFQRNNFLNNSFDVSYNSKMNDNSFEGNYWSSYTGYDLDKDGFGDVPFRPVKLFSYIVNRTPETILLLRSLFMEILDFSEKVSPVFTPDNLMDNKPLMKKII
- a CDS encoding nitrous oxide reductase accessory protein NosL; this encodes MRNLLSIILAVFLISCAIEPQEISYGKDACHSCKMNIVDQQHAAEIVSKKGKVYKYDSIECMIRDNKNNQPEEIAMYLVMDYNKPNTFLNASEATFLISNNIPSPMGGFLSALSSEVEAEKLQSQHDGSLHNWEEIQKQF
- a CDS encoding ABC transporter permease, producing the protein MFKIFKYIFSDLMRSRWSYVYFLFYLALGFVMLFLNNDVSKAIITLMNIIVVLTPLVGTVFGVMHYYDSKEFTELLLAQPIKRSTLFLGQYIGLSLSLTLSLVLGLGIPFLAYGVLESAAIWNFSSLLLIGAFLTFIFVALAYLIALSNENKIKGFGYAILLWLFLAVIYDGLFLITLLVFDDYPIDKFALIATVFNPIDLSRILILLKLDISALFGYTGATFKMFLGTNLGMFASTLILTLWVVIPAWFIIRKAKKKDF